A single genomic interval of Arachis duranensis cultivar V14167 chromosome 7, aradu.V14167.gnm2.J7QH, whole genome shotgun sequence harbors:
- the LOC107457635 gene encoding uncharacterized protein LOC107457635 encodes MNIGMASLTQTHYQIHTSTNRKEHHRSLILLNSGKAFQLQGLSFPHTRIKESSICCTKLTPWEPSPFTYAPTDNQSDKFLPSSANIFETLDPSKTAESITENAEASAETENHSGMQFQLFKWPMWLLGPSILLATGMVPTLWLPISSIFLGPNIASLLSLVGLDCIFNLGATLFLLMADSVSRPKNPMQECNSKAPFSYRFWNIVATLTGFIIPMLLMFGSDKGILQPQLPLISSLVLFGPYLLLLSVQVLTEILTWHWQSPVWLVTPVIYESYRVLQLMRGLKLGAELGVPAWMMHTIRGLVCWWVLILGLQLMRVAWFAGFNARGRKQQSPSSNTSAANGVY; translated from the coding sequence ATGAATATAGGAATGGCATCATTAACTCAAACTCATTATCAAATACACACATCAACTAACAGGAAGGAACATCATAGAAGCCTGATATTATTAAACTCTGGAAAAGCATTTCAACTCCAGGGACTTAGTTTTCCTCATACTCGAATAAAAGAATCAAGCATATGCTGCACAAAGTTGACTCCGTGGGAGCCGTCACCTTTCACTTATGCTCCTACAGATAATCAGAGTGATAAGTTCTTGCCAAGTTCGGCCAATATATTTGAAACTCTTGATCCTAGTAAAACAGCTGAATCGATTACAGAAAATGCCGAAGCATCTGCAGAGACTGAGAATCACTCAGGCATGCAATTTCAGCTTTTCAAGTGGCCTATGTGGCTTCTAGGTCCTTCTATTCTCCTTGCAACCGGCATGGTGCCGACGTTATGGTTACCAATATCCTCAATCTTTCTTGGTCCCAATATAGCAAGCCTACTTTCCTTGGTTGGACTTGATTGCATCTTTAACCTCGGCGCAACCCTTTTTCTCCTCATGGCTGACTCTGTTTCGCGTCCGAAGAATCCAATGCAAGAATGCAACAGCAAGGCACCCTTCAGCTACCGGTTCTGGAACATAGTTGCTACTCTAACCGGATTCATCATCCCAATGTTGCTGATGTTTGGATCTGATAAGGGCATTCTGCAGCCTCAACTTCCTCTCATCTCGTCGTTAGTTCTATTTGGACCTTATCTTCTTCTATTGTCAGTACAGGTTCTGACTGAGATACTGACTTGGCATTGGCAATCACCGGTCTGGCTCGTTACCCCAGTCATATACGAGTCCTACCGTGTTCTGCAGCTAATGAGGGGGTTGAAGCTCGGAGCCGAACTTGGTGTGCCGGCATGGATGATGCATACTATTAGGGGGCTGGTTTGCTGGTGGGTGCTAATTCTTGGTTTGCAGCTTATGAGGGTTGCTTGGTTTGCAGGTTTTAATGCTCGAGGCCGAAAGCAGCAATCGCCTTCGTCCAATACTTCGGCTGCTAATGGTGTTTACTGA
- the LOC107457618 gene encoding jasmonate-induced oxygenase 2: MMNDSPQEWPEPIIRVQSLSESIKGSNSIPERYIKPISERPNSNNNMISDDDCINIPIIDLKDVYSEDPKIRALTLNKISEACKEWGFFQVVNHGVSHELMDMARETWREFFHMPMEEKQKYANSPKTYEGYGSRLGVEKGAILDWSDYYYLHFLPFNLKDFNKWPSHPPSCREVVDEYGRELVNLCGRLMKVLSKNLGLEEECLQNGFGGEDIGACLRVNFYPKCPRPELTLGLSSHSDPGGITLLLPDHNIPGLQVRRGHSWITVKPSPHAFIVNIGDQIQVLSNGIYKSVEHRVIVNSNEERVSLAFFYNPKSDIPIEPVKELVTKERPSLYKAMTYEKYRLFIRLKGPSGKSHLESLKSPPPSTN, translated from the exons ATGATGAATGATAGCCCACAGGAATGGCCAGAACCTATAATCAGGGTTCAGTCCTTGTCTGAAAGCATCAAAGGTTCAAACTCAATCCCTGAAAGGTATATCAAACCCATAAGTGAGCGTCCaaattccaataataatatgatTAGTGATGATGATTGCATCAACATACCAATCATTGACCTAAAGGATGTGTATAGTGAGGACCCAAAAATAAGAGCCTTAACACTTAACAAGATTTCAGAGGCTTGTAAAGAGTGGGGGTTCTTCCAAGTGGTGAACCATGGTGTTAGCCATGAATTGATGGACATGGCAAGAGAAACATGGAGGGAGTTCTTCCACATGCCCATGGAGGAGAAGCAGAAATATGCAAACTCTCCAAAGACATATGAAGGTTATGGAAGCAGATTAGGGGTGGAGAAGGGTGCAATTCTTGATTGGAGTGATTATtattatcttcattttcttccatTCAACTTGAAGGACTTCAATAaatggccttctcaccctccttCTTGcag GGAAGTGGTAGATGAATATGGAAGAGAGTTGGTGAATCTATGTGGGAGGTTGATGAAGGTGCTATCAAAAAACCTTGGATTAGAAGAGGAGTGTCTTCAAAATGGTTTTGGTGGAGAAGACATAGGAGCATGTTTAAGGGTGAATTTCTATCCAAAGTGTCCAAGGCCAGAGTTGACTTTGGGTCTCTCATCACACTCAGACCCAGGTGGCATCACTCTCTTGCTCCCTGATCATAATATTCCAGGCCTTCAAGTTCGTAGAGGCCATTCTTGGATCACTGTCAAGCCTTCTCCTCATGCCTTCATTGTCAATATTGGAGACCAAATTCAG GTTCTAAGCAATGGTATTTACAAGAGTGTAGAGCACAGAGTAATTGTAAATTCAAATGAAGAGAGGGTTTCCTTAGCGTTCTTCTACAACCCTAAAAGTGACATACCCATTGAACCAGTGAAGGAATTGGTGACCAAAGAAAGACCTTCACTCTACAAGGCCATGACCTATGAAAAATACAGGCTCTTCATTAGATTGAAAGGGCCTTCTGGAAAATCTCATCTTGAATCTTTAAAGTCTCCACCACCATCAACAAACTAA